The genomic segment GCAGCGGCGATCTTGAACTGGGGTCGATTGGGATCGTCCTTGCTGTGACCGAACTGCAAGAGCCCCTGCTCGGAGAGGACGTCGGCGTAGGAGTTGGCGGTGGTGGTGTCGATGCGGACAAGGTCGGTGGGCAGTTCGTAGACCCGAACGGTCTGCTGATTGAGGTCGCGTTCGACGGCGTGGAAGGAGTCACCATCACCGAGTCGTGTCAGCCAGTCGGCCAAGCGGTCGTCGTGAAGGTCGGTGGGCACGACGGGTTTAGCGAGGAGAGCGGCCAGTGTGGTTTGGTGCTGATCGACCCAGGATTGGACGTGGTTGAGGCAATGGTCACCTTGAGAGACGATGAAGAGTAACCAGACGGCCAGAACCTCTCCGGGAGAGAGCGGACCTTTCCAGTGGAGCGGTGCTGGGTAATGGCAGTCGAGTGTGGCGGGGAGGTTCAGACGTTGGAGGGTCGCCCAGAGGACGGGCAGGTCGCCCACGACCTCCACTCGTAGCAACCGGGGTTTGATGTAGGGCTTACGCACTATGAAGTCGTGGCCTGGTAACGGTTTGTGTCTATGATACCGGTCAGGAAGACAGCGATGACCCTGACCCTGGCGAGCATTTTCGCGGATCTGCCGGACCCGCGGGCGGAGACGGCCAACAAGATCCACCGGCTGAGCGACATCCTGACCATCGCCACGTGCGCCGTGATTGCCGGGGCCGAGGGGTGGGAAGACATCGCCGCGTACGGGCGGGCCAAGGAGGCTCTGTTCCGCCAGTTCCTGCCGCTGGCCAACGGGATCCCGAGCCACGACACGTTCTACCGGGTGTTCGCCCGACTCGACCCCGACGCGTTCGCCGACCGGTTCACCCGGTGGGTAGCCGCGGTGTGTCGGGACACCGGGCTGACCCCGCCGGACATCGACGGCCCGACCCACATCGCCGTCGACGGGAAGAGCGCGCGTCGCTCGCCGAAGGCCACATCTACCGGGTGTCTGCACCGGGTCGAGGCGTGGGCCGTGGGCAACCGCTTGATCCTCGGCCAGCGGTCCGTTCCCGAAGGATCGAACGAGATCCCCACGTTCCGCGAGCTGCTGGCCACCCTCGACTTGATCGGGGCGGTGGTGACGGTGGACGCGGCCGGGTGCCACACCGAGACGTTGGAGCTGATCCGCCAGCGGGGCGGGGAGTACGTGGTGTGCGTCAAGGGGAACCAACCGGGGTTGCAGGAGGCCATCGCCGGCGTGTTCGACCGGGCGGGCGAGTCGGGGTTCGTTGGGTGCGACGCGCACACGTCGGTGGGGCACGCCCACGGGCGCCACGAGGTGCGGAGCGTGACCGTGGTGCCGGACCCGCCGGGTCCGCCCGCGGGGTGGCCGGATGTGGGCTCGGTGGCCCTGGTGTGCCGGGACCGGCAGGTGAGCGGTCAGGGGAACACGAGCACCGCCAACTACTACCTGACCAGCCTGCGGGTGGACGCGGCCGAGTTGGCCGGGTTGATCCGCGGGCACTGGGGCATCGAGGCGATGCATTGGATCCTGGACGTGGCGTTCCGGGAGGACGAGAGCCGGACGGCGGCCGGACATGCAGGGGCGAATCTGGGGATGATGCGTCGGGTGGCCGTGTCCCTGCTCCGCCGGTCCGGAAAGAAGGGGAGCATCCACAACCGTCGACTCCGCGCCGGATGGGATGACAAGTACCTGATTCAAGTACTCCAAGGACTCTCCACGCATAGTGCGTAAGCCCTAGGGTTTGATGTGAGTCATCCCGACAAACTACCCACAAACACCATTCCCGATAACCACCCCAAACACGAGCGAACCGCCTGTTGTAACACGTGGCTAGCGAGAAAGGAGGAAGCGTCGCACCCGACGTTTGCTGTGGAGACTGTCTACGCCGCGCCGTGCGCCCTCCAATCGCGGACGGCGAAACGGTTCGGTAGGTGACCGCGCAGAGCACGGCGCCGCACGTGCCCTCGGTCGATGGGTCCGTCGCGCAACCCGGTCATCCAATTTGACCGCGGGATCGGAACTGGATTGTCTGGATGGGACGGGGCGAACACCGGGGACGGGGCGCGTCGGACCGAGCGCCCGCTGATGATTCTGCTAATTTTCGCCACCACGTTATTTCCGGATAGGATGATACTCTCGCGGATTACCACTAAAAGAGTTCATGCGCCCATGAGTCTCATCGTCCACTACCAGCCGCTGGAGCCGGGATCGCTTTGGTACCTGCACGCCTGGCAGCTCGCCTGGGACGGCAACAAGGTCTGGGATCCGGTCGGCACCGTTGCGGGCGGCCGCGTCGATTTCCCGTTCCCCGACGTGCCCGACCCGCGACAACTGAACTTCAAGTTCCGGTCGCTTGCGGTGTCCGCGAGTGCCACAACGTGGGAGCCGGACGACTTCGTCCGCCAGCTCGTGGACCCGGCGGCGACCGAAATCTGGACGTTCCCGGCCACGCGGCGGATCCTGTACCGCGAGCCCAATCCCGCCGGGGTCGTCTTCCACGCCGGCGACACCCTCACGTTTCGAGCGATCACCCAGAGCCGGTTCCGCGGGGGAAGCCTCTACGCCTGGAATCCGTACGGCCCCGCGTCGCAGGAGGGCTACTTTCCCGAGTCGGCGCGCGACGACGCGGCGGGCGTCTCCACGTTCGTCGTCACCCTGCTCGATTGGATGACGAACGGGTTCCATCTGAAGCTCGTCGGCGCTGGGCCGAGTGACACGCGCTTGTGGGAACCGGACGCCAGCAACCGGGTCTGGCGGCCCTGCGACGGCAACACCCTCTGGCTGAAGAGCGGCCAGTGCGACGTGCGGGGCCAGCCGCTGTCGCTGGTGCCGCTGACCGTCGAGGTGCAGGTGCCCGCCGGGCGGACTCCTCCCTCACTGTCCCTGACGGACGTGACGGAAGGGCAAACGTTCCCCTTCGATCCCGTGGCGACCCGGCCGTACACTGGCAGTACGCTGTTCCAGGTCGCCACCTACAAGCCGGCCATTTACCCACAAGCCGGGTACACGCTGAGTGCGAGCACCGGGGAAAGCCCGCCCATCAACCGGCCGGTCCCGGCCAACCCGGCGGACCTGGGGCAGACCTGCCGGTTCGCGCTCGGGGCGAGCGCGTGGGTGGACGACTTTCCGCCCGTCGCGTCGACCGCGACCCTGGTGGTCGTTCCCCTGAGCGCGCAGAGCTTCGGTTCCGGCCTGGACGTGCAACTGGCGATCGGCAACTCGGTGCCGTACGCGACGGTGCCCGCCGTCAGGGGCGCCGACCTCAATTGGACGGCGTCCCTCCCGGTGGTGCGGGACACGACCACGAGCCTGCGGCTGGTGCCGGTCGGCGCGGCCGAACGCACACCCTACGCCTGGATCGACACCGGCCGCTACTTCACGCCGCCCGGGAGCGCGGTCACGTACTTCACGACCGAGGGCGTTTTCGGGATCACGGCCCGGGGGCCGACGGCGTTCGCCGAGCCCCCGAGCCGCCGGGCGCTGATGGAGTCCGCGTTCGGTCCCGCCGTGGTCGCCGGCCAGGTTTTCGGCCCGAACGAACTGCCCCACGGGGCCACGAGTTCCGGCGGCCGGGTCTTCTTCGTGGTCCACGCGCCGCACGCGGTTTACGCGACCCTGATCCTGGTGGCGGCCGCGTCGGGCGGCGCTGCGGTGCGGCGGGAAATCCCCATGTCGCTGACGAAGGACACGCTGTACTGGTGGTGCGCCGTGTCGCCGGCGGACGCCCCGGCCGGGACCCGCTACCACTTCCTCCTGAACGACGATCTGGAAGTCATTGATCCGGCGGCCCGGGAGGTCCGGGACACCGGCACATTTGACGTGCCGTTCCCTTCGGACCCGAACGACGAGGGCATCGCCTGGGCGCTGGTGCTGGACGTCGAGTCGGTGCGGGCCGCGGCGCACGCTCAGCCGTGGCAGACGCTGGGGTGGGAGGCGCTGCTCGTCTACGAGATGCACGCCCGCCGGTTCACTGACACGAGTCCGGGCAACAAGGCCCCCCTCGATCTGCTCGTGGACGAGCTCCAGCCCACCAGCCGGCTCGGCCAGGAGGGGTACTTGCGGGCCCTGCCGGTCACGGCCTTCGAGTTGCTGCCGGTGCAGGAGTTCAACAGCGCCATCTCCTGGGGGTACGACCCGTCGTTCTATTTCGCGGTGGACGGGCACTACGGCGGCAGCTCGGCGCTGGCGCGGTTCGTGAACGCGGCCCATGCGGCCGGGCGGGGCGTGCTCCTCGACGTGGTCTACAACCACTCGCTCGGGTCGCCGCTCATGAAGATCGCCCCCGACGTCTACCGCAACGGGGATTACGACGGGGACCGGATGAATTGCGGCCACCCGATGGTCGGCGAGTTCCTCCGCCAGGCCACGGTCCATTTCACGCGAACGTTCAACCTGGACGGCTTCCGGTTCGACGACACCCAGACCATCGTCACGCGGTGCCAGGGGGGCTGGGAGTTCCTCGGCATGATCCGCCGCGCCATCCGGACGGCGGCGACGGCGGAGGGGCGCAACTGGCCCTACTGCGTGGCCGAGAACTCGGCCACGAGCCCCTGGGACGTCTCCAACCCGCCGGGGGCGTCATGGACGGTCAGTGGGGCATCGACGAGGTGTACCGCATCCGCGACGCGAGCTACGACGTCTGGCACCCCGGCTCGGACGACGCCGGACGGCTGCGGGCGGAGATGAACAACCCGGCGTATTTCGGGCGCCCGTTTTACCAGGCCGCCCGCTTCGGCGAATCGCACGACATGGTGAGCGAACAGGACCCGGGGAACAAGCGGATCGCGGCCCGGCCGCCGTTCGGCGAGGGCCGGCAACTGGCCAAGGCGCTGGGGGCGCTGACGCTGCTCTCCAACGGCGTGCCGATGCTCTTCATGGGCCAGGAGACCGGTGAGACGAGCCCGTTCTCGTTCGACAGCGCCGCGCCGGCGCTCAACCCGCAGGACGTCGTCCCTCCGGCGGCGGCCACGGACGGCACGCGGGTCCTCGCCTGGTTCCGGCAGTTGATGGGATTGCGGAACGACGCGGCGCAGGGGCTACAGGGCGATTCGAACTATCAGGTGGTGCAGACGGGGGACCGCACGATCGCGTTCACCTGCGGTCGCGACCAGTCGCTCTTCGTCGTGGTCACGTTCGGAACGGCGAACCAACAGCAGGACAGTTCCTGGCTCGGGCTACCGTCCGGAGGGGCGTACAAGGAGATTTTCAATTCGTCCTGGCCGGTCTTCCAGGTCGAGTCCGAACCCGAACGCACCAATGGTGGCTACAGCGCCCGGATTCGAGCCGGTCAGATTCTGCAACTGCCATTCATGGGCGCCGTCGTGCTTCAACGGGCTTGACCCGCGGCAGCCGCCGTGGGGCGGCGAGCTGTCCGCGGGGATCAAGTGAGGTACGCCGATCCGCTCGCGCCAGCCTCAACGATACGGGCCGGGGAGCGCTCCCCGGCCCGCTGGCGTTCCCTTGGTGTCTGTTGCTCGACCTGGAGCGCGGAAGGCTCACGGCGACGCGGCTTGAGCGGGTTGAGGGAGCGACTTGGGGAACCCGTTGAGATCCGCGGTGCCCTGTTCGACGAACAGTTTGAACTCGTCGAACGTCGGGTCGAACCGAGAGGAGGTGTTGTGACCCGCCGCGACGCCGATCCGCACGCTCCGGGGCAATTCGACGGCGATCGGTTGGAGCGACGACCACTCCACGCCGTCCGCACTCGCCGCCCCGTACACCTTCCCGTTCCGCCGCTCCAACCGCAGATAGGTTTCCTTCTCGGTCAACGGGAGTGTGGCCGCGTTGCCGACGCGCACGAACTCACCGTTCCGCCGTTGTTCGAAACTGGCGTAGCGCATGTTCGTCTTCTCGGACACCAGCTCGGCGCGCTCGAGCCGGATGTAGTTCTTATCGTCGTGCCAGAGAAGCAGACCGGCGCCGTGGAACGGCCGGCGGTTGGCGACGACGCTTTCCGCGCCCTGCAGGAACTCCCCGGACACCCGCACCTGGGCGATGAAGTCCCCCTCCACGTCGCGCAGCACACGCGGCGCGTTCATCTGGCCGCGTTCGACCCCCAGGGCGTGATCCTTGCCCGGAATGCCGATCGACAGGCGGCCCTTCGATACGCTGAACTTGCAATCGCCGTCGGGGTCGTTGACGGTGCCCCAGGTGGCGAGTACCGTCTTCGCCGGGCTCGGCCCCGCTCCCGGGGCCGCCGGCGCGTCCGCGACGAGCGGATTAGCGGCCTTCGGGGCTGCCTTCGGCGGCTCGCCGTTTAACCCGGCCGCCAGCCCGCACGCGAGCACCACCACCGCTGCCAGTTTGACCTTCACCAGTCCCATCGTCATCGCCTCCTGGGCCAGTTCGAGTATGTGTCCGGGCGGTAAGGAACCACCGGCCCACCCGACCGCTTGCGCCGCAACCGCGGGGGGCGACGCCGCGGTTCCCACGAGAACCGCCGGGGCGACGCCGCGCCGCCCGAGGCGGTCCAAGAGCCGCCGCCGGGCGCGGGCCAGTTGTCCGCTCAGGGTGTTCACCCGCACCCCGAGCCGGGCCGCCGCCTCCCGCTGCTCCACCCCTCAATGTCGCACAGGATGAACGCTGCCCGTAGGGCCGGCGACATCGCCGCGACCTCTTCATGCGCGGCGAGGAGCAACTCGCCCCACGCCGCGTCTGCAACGGGCGAGTCCGCCTCGGTCCGGGCGGCGGCCCGTTCGTACCGCACGCGCCGGGCGTGCACACGTTTCACCCCGCCGGCGACCCGCACCGCCGCCCCGTGCAGCCACGCGGCCAGGCGCTCCGGGTGACGGACCGCCTTAGCGCCGCGCGACAAGGCGAAAAACGTAGCCTGGAACACGTCTTCGGCGTCGGCGCGGTTCGGCAGGGTGTTTCGGCACACGGCCCACACCATTGGCCCGTGCCGGTCCATGATCGTGGCGAACGCGGACTCATCGCGGTGGTCGATGAACCTCCGCAGTAGATCAGCGTCGCTCTCCACGGGCGGGGGGGCGAAACCACATCGGATCAGATGAAGGAAGTTGCGGCTCATGGCGCCCCCGTCGTTCACAGTTAGTATCCGGCGGACGCGCATTCCTGCGCGGCGCGGGAATAAACACAAGCGGTCGCACCGTCTGATACACGAACACACCGTGGCGGCCTCATTTGCTGGGCTTCCGCTCCGGGCGGTCCTTGACGAGGCGTTTGACCTGATATCGGATGGTGCGGCCCCCGGGCCGTCGCCGACCCGCACGGCCCCGGCACAGGAGAAAAGAGAAACCGGCTGTCGTGCCCGGCCGCATTGGGAGTACAAGCCAATTGAGAAGGGCCGAGGCGAGGAGGCCGGGCGGTCCGAGGAGGAGGAGTTCAACCGGCGGGGCGGACTGGGGAGGGGGCGGCATTTCCAAGGGGCCGGCGGGCGCCGGTTCGTGTTCAAGCGGGCCAAGCAGTAAGGCCCGCGCCGTTCCCCACGGTCTGCTGCTTCCGGCCGTCACGGGGCCTTACGCCGCGCGGCACCGAACCCGGCCATGTAACAGTTTTCCGTTGCGCGCGGGGCGTCCCTGCGCGCAATCGGGCCGGTGAGTGGAGTCGATCGAGCGGAGGCGCCCCGGAAGGGTGAAGGCCGGGCGCACCGATTACTCCTACCAGACGGACGGCGACGAGAACGAGTGCGTCGCCATCCGCTCGGATGACGAGGCGCGGGCGGTGCCTTCGCAAAATCACTTTTCGACGGCCGTAACGTCCTGGAAGACGGCCTCGCTGTGGGTGACAGTGGCCCCGTTCTGGCGGTAGGTCACCGACCCGTACTTGCGGAAGATTTTCAGAACGCCAA from the Frigoriglobus tundricola genome contains:
- a CDS encoding ISAs1 family transposase gives rise to the protein MTLTLASIFADLPDPRAETANKIHRLSDILTIATCAVIAGAEGWEDIAAYGRAKEALFRQFLPLANGIPSHDTFYRVFARLDPDAFADRFTRWVAAVCRDTGLTPPDIDGPTHIAVDGKSARRSPKATSTGCLHRVEAWAVGNRLILGQRSVPEGSNEIPTFRELLATLDLIGAVVTVDAAGCHTETLELIRQRGGEYVVCVKGNQPGLQEAIAGVFDRAGESGFVGCDAHTSVGHAHGRHEVRSVTVVPDPPGPPAGWPDVGSVALVCRDRQVSGQGNTSTANYYLTSLRVDAAELAGLIRGHWGIEAMHWILDVAFREDESRTAAGHAGANLGMMRRVAVSLLRRSGKKGSIHNRRLRAGWDDKYLIQVLQGLSTHSA
- a CDS encoding alpha-amylase family glycosyl hydrolase, with protein sequence MSLIVHYQPLEPGSLWYLHAWQLAWDGNKVWDPVGTVAGGRVDFPFPDVPDPRQLNFKFRSLAVSASATTWEPDDFVRQLVDPAATEIWTFPATRRILYREPNPAGVVFHAGDTLTFRAITQSRFRGGSLYAWNPYGPASQEGYFPESARDDAAGVSTFVVTLLDWMTNGFHLKLVGAGPSDTRLWEPDASNRVWRPCDGNTLWLKSGQCDVRGQPLSLVPLTVEVQVPAGRTPPSLSLTDVTEGQTFPFDPVATRPYTGSTLFQVATYKPAIYPQAGYTLSASTGESPPINRPVPANPADLGQTCRFALGASAWVDDFPPVASTATLVVVPLSAQSFGSGLDVQLAIGNSVPYATVPAVRGADLNWTASLPVVRDTTTSLRLVPVGAAERTPYAWIDTGRYFTPPGSAVTYFTTEGVFGITARGPTAFAEPPSRRALMESAFGPAVVAGQVFGPNELPHGATSSGGRVFFVVHAPHAVYATLILVAAASGGAAVRREIPMSLTKDTLYWWCAVSPADAPAGTRYHFLLNDDLEVIDPAAREVRDTGTFDVPFPSDPNDEGIAWALVLDVESVRAAAHAQPWQTLGWEALLVYEMHARRFTDTSPGNKAPLDLLVDELQPTSRLGQEGYLRALPVTAFELLPVQEFNSAISWGYDPSFYFAVDGHYGGSSALARFVNAAHAAGRGVLLDVVYNHSLGSPLMKIAPDVYRNGDYDGDRMNCGHPMVGEFLRQATVHFTRTFNLDGFRFDDTQTIVTRCQGGWEFLGMIRRAIRTAATAEGRNWPYCVAENSATSPWDVSNPPGASWTVSGASTRCTASATRATTSGTPARTTPDGCGRR
- a CDS encoding alpha amylase C-terminal domain-containing protein; the encoded protein is MDGQWGIDEVYRIRDASYDVWHPGSDDAGRLRAEMNNPAYFGRPFYQAARFGESHDMVSEQDPGNKRIAARPPFGEGRQLAKALGALTLLSNGVPMLFMGQETGETSPFSFDSAAPALNPQDVVPPAAATDGTRVLAWFRQLMGLRNDAAQGLQGDSNYQVVQTGDRTIAFTCGRDQSLFVVVTFGTANQQQDSSWLGLPSGGAYKEIFNSSWPVFQVESEPERTNGGYSARIRAGQILQLPFMGAVVLQRA
- a CDS encoding DUF1349 domain-containing protein; translation: MEQREAAARLGVRVNTLSGQLARARRRLLDRLGRRGVAPAVLVGTAASPPAVAAQAVGWAGGSLPPGHILELAQEAMTMGLVKVKLAAVVVLACGLAAGLNGEPPKAAPKAANPLVADAPAAPGAGPSPAKTVLATWGTVNDPDGDCKFSVSKGRLSIGIPGKDHALGVERGQMNAPRVLRDVEGDFIAQVRVSGEFLQGAESVVANRRPFHGAGLLLWHDDKNYIRLERAELVSEKTNMRYASFEQRRNGEFVRVGNAATLPLTEKETYLRLERRNGKVYGAASADGVEWSSLQPIAVELPRSVRIGVAAGHNTSSRFDPTFDEFKLFVEQGTADLNGFPKSLPQPAQAASP
- a CDS encoding RNA polymerase sigma factor; the protein is MSRNFLHLIRCGFAPPPVESDADLLRRFIDHRDESAFATIMDRHGPMVWAVCRNTLPNRADAEDVFQATFFALSRGAKAVRHPERLAAWLHGAAVRVAGGVKRVHARRVRYERAAARTEADSPVADAAWGELLLAAHEEVAAMSPALRAAFILCDIEGWSSGRRRPGSGCG